The Rattus rattus isolate New Zealand chromosome 1, Rrattus_CSIRO_v1, whole genome shotgun sequence genome includes a region encoding these proteins:
- the LOC116890199 gene encoding LOW QUALITY PROTEIN: keratin, type II cytoskeletal 78-like (The sequence of the model RefSeq protein was modified relative to this genomic sequence to represent the inferred CDS: deleted 1 base in 1 codon), translating to MSLSPCRAQRGFSARSACSDFSGARGRTSFSSRSLSSSRRCRGSSCGRAWGAETRQGIRFGQGKGGPGLSQCPPGGIQAVTVDQSLLTPLRIEVDPQFQVVKTQETQEIRTLNNQFASFIDKVRFLEQQNKVLETKWELLQQLQGNRSPQGLECVFEACLARLRQQLEELQRERRALDSELKTYQDQEDEYKTKYDQEAYKHASVQNDFVVLKKDVDEVFQSKMDLEGNLESLREHVCFLTRLYEEELGQLQTQANDMSVVLSMDNSRCLDFSDIIAEVRARYEEITRTSKAEAEAVFQTKYQELQESAQLQGNSMKEVQVQISQLRQVIQKLQSQIGSLRKQNDSLQSAIADAEQQGEMALRDAQAKLDELEGALRAAKQDMAQMLRDYQELMGTKLSLDVEIATYRRLLESEECRISKEHTSQVTVSIEEGSIVPGRSCGGQVVIPGRTCGGQLVIPGGVCSGQVVIPGRNCGGQVVIPGRTCGGQVVIPGRTCGGQVVIPGRTCGGQVTVPGRECGGQVIVPGREHGGQVTVPGREHGGQVTVPGREHGGQVTVPGREHGGQVTVPGREHGGQVTVPGREHGGQVTVPGREHGGQVTVPGREYGGQVTMPGRECGGQVTVPGREYGGQVTVPGRECGGQVTVPGREHGGQVTVPGRECGGQVTVPGRECGGQVTMPGREHGGQVTMPGRECGGQVTIPGREYGGQVTMPGRECGGQVTMPGREKGGQVTMPGREYGGQVTMPGREYGGQVTIPGRECGGQVTMPGREYGGQVTMPGREHGGQVTMPGREYGGQVTIPGRECGGQVTMPGRECGGQVTIPGRECGGQVTMPGREHGGQVTMPGRECGGQVTMPGREHGGQVTMPGRECGGQVTMPGREYGGQVTMPGREYGGQVTMPGREHGGQVTIPGREHGGQVTMPGRECGGQVTMPGRECGGQVTMPGRECGGQVGTCDHRGWKGSFGSGGCSSIVTGGFDIPQASGYSPITGSCSVSGSGFSSGSGSSCRTILKKTMESSRKTSVIY from the exons atgtctctctctccatgccgGGCCCAGAGGGGCTTCAGCGCTCGCTCAGCCTGCTCTGATTTTTCGGGGGCTCGAGGCAGGACCAGCTTCAGTAGCAGGAGCCTTAGCTCCTCCAGGAGATGCAGAGGAAGCTCTTGTGGGAGGGCCTGGGGGGCAGAGACCAGGCAAGGAATACGGTTTGGGCAGGGTAAGGGAGGGCCTGGGCTTTCTCAGTGCCCTCCAGGGGGCATCCAAGCAGTGACCGTCGACCAGAGTCTGCTGACCCCACTGAGGATCGAGGTTGACCCCCAGTTCCAGGTGGTGAAGACGCAGGAGACTCAAGAGATCAGAACCCTCAACAACCAGTTCGCCTCCTTCATTGACAAG GTACGCTTCCTGGAGCAGCAGAACAAGGTTCTGGAGACCAAGTGGGAGCTGCTGCAGCAGCTGCAGGGGAATCGTAGCCCTCAGGGCCTGGAATGTGTCTTTGAAGCCTGCCTGGCCCGGCTCAGGCAGCAGCTGGAAGAGCTGCAGAGAGAGCGGAGGGCTCTTGACTCTGAGCTGAAGACCTATCAGGACCAGGAGGATGAATACAAGACCAA GTATGACCAGGAAGCGTACAAGCACGCCTCGGTGCAGAATGACTTTGTGGTCCTTAAGAAG GACGTGGATGAGGTTTTCCAGAGCAAGATGGATTTGGAAGGCAACCTGGAGTCTCTGAGAGAGCACGTCTGTTTCTTGACACGTCTGTATGAAGAA GAACTGGGACAGCTGCAGACCCAGGCAAACGACATGTCCGTGGTGCTGTCCATGGATAACAGCCGTTGCTTGGACTTCAGTGACATCATCGCTGAGGTCCGCGCCCGTTATGAGGAGATCACTCGGACTAGCAAGGCCGAGGCTGAGGCTGTGTTCCAGACCAAG TACCAGGAACTCCAGGAATCAGCCCAGCTTCAAGGGAACAGCATGAAGGAAGTGCAAGTGCAGATCTCCCAGCTTCGGCAGGTCATACAGAAGCTGCAGAGTCAGATTGGGAGCCTCAGGAAGCAG AATGACAGTCTGCAATCAGCCATTGCTGATGCCGAGCAGCAgggggagatggctctgagggATGCTCAGGCCAAGCTGGATGAGCTGGAGGGTGCTCTGAGAGCAGCCAAGCAGGACATGGCACAGATGCTCCGTGACTACCAGGAACTGATGGGCACAAAGTTGTCCCTGGATGTGGAGATTGCCACGTACCGGAGACTGCTGGAGAGCGAGGAGTGCAG GATATCCAAGGAGCACACCAGCCAGGTCACTGTCT CCATAGAAGAAGGCAGCATTGTACCTGGAAGAAGTTGTGGAGGCCAAGTGGTCATCCCTGGAAGAACTTGTGGAGGCCAATTGGTCATCCCTGGAGGAGTTTGTAGTGGCCAAGTAGTCATACCTGGAAGAAATTGTGGTGGCCAAGTGGTTATCCCTGGAAGAACTTGTGGTGGCCAAGTGGTTATCCCTGGAAGAACTTGTGGAGGCCAAGTGGTCATCCCTGGAAGAACTTGTGGAGGCCAAGTGACCGTGCCTGGAAGAGAATGTGGGGGCCAAGTGATCGTGCCTGGAAGAGAACATGGTGGTCAAGTGACAGTGCCTGGAAGAGAACATGGCGGTCAAGTGACAGTGCCtggaagagaacatggaggccaaGTGACAGTGCCTGGAAGAGAACATGGCGGTCAAGTGACAGTGCCTGGAAGAGAACATGGCGGTCAAGTGACAGTGCCtggaagagaacatggaggtcaAGTGACCGTGCCTGGAAGAGAACATGGGGGTCAAGTGACCGTGCCTGGAAGAGAATATGGGGGTCAAGTGACCATGCCTGGAAGAGAATGTGGGGGTCAAGTGACCGTACCTGGAAGAGAATATGGGGGTCAAGTGACAGTGCCTGGAAGAGAATGTGGAGGTCAAGTGACCGTGCCTGGAAGAGAACATGGGGGCCAAGTGACCGTGCCTGGAAGAGAGTGTGGGGGCCAAGTGACCGTGCCTGGAAGAGAGTGTGGGGGCCAAGTGACCATGCCtggaagagaacatggaggccaaGTGACCATGCCTGGAAGAGAGTGTGGGGGCCAAGTGACCATTCCTGGAAGAGAATATGGGGGCCAAGTGACCATGCCTGGAAGAGAGTGTGGGGGCCAAGTGACCATGCCTGGAAGAGAAAAAGGGGGCCAAGTGACCATGCCTGGAAGAGAATATGGGGGCCAAGTGACCATGCCTGGAAGAGAATATGGGGGCCAAGTGACCATTCCTGGAAGAGAGTGTGGGGGCCAAGTGACCATGCCTGGAAGAGAATATGGGGGCCAAGTGACCATGCCTGGAAGAGAACATGGGGGCCAAGTGACCATGCCTGGAAGAGAATATGGGGGCCAAGTGACCATTCCTGGAAGAGAGTGTGGGGGCCAAGTGACCATGCCTGGAAGAGAGTGTGGGGGCCAAGTGACCATTCCTGGAAGAGAGTGTGGGGGCCAAGTGACCATGCCTGGAAGAGAACATGGGGGCCAAGTGACCATGCCTGGAAGAGAGTGTGGGGGCCAAGTGACCATGCCTGGAAGAGAACAT GGGGGCCAAGTGACCATGCCTGGAAGAGAGTGTGGGGGCCAAGTGACCATGCCTGGAAGAGAATATGGGGGTCAAGTGACCATGCCTGGAAGAGAATATGGGGGTCAAGTGACCATGCCtggaagagaacatggaggccaaGTGACCATTCCtggaagagaacatggaggccaaGTGACCATGCCTGGAAGAGAGTGTGGGGGCCAAGTGACTATGCCTGGAAGAGAGTGTGGGGGCCAAGTGACCATGCCTGGAAGAGAATGTGGGGGCCAAGTGGGCACTTGTGACCACAGAGGCTGGAAAGGTAGCTTTGGGTCTGGAGGCTGCTCTAGCATTGTAACCGGTGGCTTTGATATCCCCCAGGCGTCTGGGTACAGCCCCATCACGGGTTCCTGTTCTGTATCTGGCTCAGGCTtcagctctggctctggctccagCTGCCGCACCATCCTGAAGAAGACAATGGAATCAAGCCGGAAGACGTCTGTCATTTATTGA